Below is a window of Haloterrigena alkaliphila DNA.
TCGAGGGGCTCGTCCGCGGACACCTCGAAGGAGTGGGTGATCTGGAGCTTCTCGCTGGGGACCTTCACGTCCACGACCTCGCCGTCGACGACGCCCTCGACGTCAGCGACGTGGAGTTCGATCTTCTGGTAGGTGCCCTCCGAGAGCCCGCCATCGAAGACCGAGATCGCTTTCTTGCCGACGACCTTGGTCAGGTCGACCGTCGCGCCCTCGAGGTCGAGCCAGTAGAATCCGCGGCGTCGCTCGACGCCCTCGCCGCCTGACCCGTCCGAGTCGTCTCCGTCGCTGTCGTCGGGTTCGTCACCGTCTTCCGTTTCGGTTCCGTCCTCGGTCGCGGTCTCCTCGTCCTCGGACGTCGAATTGCCGCCGTCCTCGCCCCCTTCGGGAGCCGATTCGTCGCCGTTCTCGGTTTCCCCGTCGGATCCGTCCTCGCCGTCTCCCTCCCCGTCCTCGTCGTCGCCCGACTCCTCACCGCCGCCGTCGAAGATGCGCGCCTCATCGAACGAGACGTCGAGGCGGTCGAAATCGCCGATGTCGGCCGGCTGGTCGCTGATGAGTAGCCGGAAGTTCGCCCCGGCGGTCGCTTCCTCGGTCGTCTCATCGTCGTCCGACGGCTCGTCGCCCGAGTCGCCGGTCGGGGAGCCGTCCGACGCACAGCCGGCCAGCATCGTCGCGCCGACGGTCCCGCCGGCGGCGATGAACGTGCGGCGGTCGATGTCCGTCTCGGGACGGTCCGGCATTCGATCGCGATCGTGAGTCGACTGGTCGTTCGTCATACGTCGGTCGTCGAACCCTCATCGCAAAAAGGAGGTCACTCGTTCCGAACCTTCAGAACCGTTTATAACCGTTTCGAACGGCCAATTTCGGGTTCGAACTGATCACCGGAGGGACCGTCGACCGCCGGACGGGACGACGGACGAACCGCCCCCGCAATCGCTTCTCGAGTGGTGGGTCCGGACCGGCGATCGTTTTCAACGCTTGCAACGGACCCCCGCGGCTATTTCCTCCGGGCTGTGGTTGACTCGGGCATGGATCTACTCGAGGAGACCATCGTCCCGGAGCACGCGCGCGACGTCAAGGCCGAGGCCCGCGAGTTCGCCAGCGAACACATCGAACCCAACGCGCAGGAGTACTTCCAGTCGGGGGAGTACCCCGAGGAGATCCTCGAGGCGGGGCGGGAGGCGAACCTCGTCGCGCAGGACATCCCGGAGGAGTTGGGCGGTCGGGGGTTCGACCTCCCGCAGTTACTCGCGA
It encodes the following:
- a CDS encoding DUF4382 domain-containing protein; amino-acid sequence: MTNDQSTHDRDRMPDRPETDIDRRTFIAAGGTVGATMLAGCASDGSPTGDSGDEPSDDDETTEEATAGANFRLLISDQPADIGDFDRLDVSFDEARIFDGGGEESGDDEDGEGDGEDGSDGETENGDESAPEGGEDGGNSTSEDEETATEDGTETEDGDEPDDSDGDDSDGSGGEGVERRRGFYWLDLEGATVDLTKVVGKKAISVFDGGLSEGTYQKIELHVADVEGVVDGEVVDVKVPSEKLQITHSFEVSADEPLEFVFDINVVKRGPNNGYILKPVISESGVAGKDVDVEEVGADDESEDGEDGSEENGPEDDSDGGDADGDSDADAGDANESDANA